One genomic region from Sphingobacterium multivorum encodes:
- a CDS encoding PCMD domain-containing protein, with product MKRTRSYSWIICFMLLFSLGSCIKEEALNMEADIIAVHADEDIFLLNPVISNTQVTLYLQPNIHDLTKLNMTFDLTPGASIELLKDSLKMPAGTQDVNKVIVDELLKNGVYYKVTSEDHQFTKNYLIKIVKTDGGFVPTAYGFEDTAIDKDDKYTIFYNKIDGQDFYNWASGNPSFSLTLSLGGGTKDPESYPTKTSSDAHSGTKAALLETKLTGAFGAMFKKPIAAGNLFIGAFDTGPVLTDPLSATQFGLPFNQIPLALEGYYKYSPGATVTDENMKPVNTKDSCDIYAVFYNRKQLMDSQSDPNKKVSYLTGHNILKDPSIVAIARLENGGATKAGDFVKFTLPFKYTAKVNEADVANLDYSIAIVMSSSKYGDNFIGAVGSKLTVDDLKIVTKK from the coding sequence ATGAAACGAACACGAAGTTACTCGTGGATAATCTGTTTTATGCTTCTTTTCAGTTTGGGAAGTTGTATAAAGGAAGAAGCGCTCAATATGGAAGCGGATATTATCGCTGTTCATGCCGATGAAGATATCTTTTTGCTGAACCCGGTCATCTCAAATACGCAAGTTACACTTTACCTTCAGCCCAATATTCATGATCTTACCAAATTGAATATGACTTTTGACCTGACTCCTGGTGCCTCCATTGAGCTTTTGAAGGATTCTTTGAAAATGCCTGCCGGAACTCAGGATGTGAATAAAGTAATTGTTGATGAATTGCTAAAAAACGGCGTATATTATAAAGTTACGTCCGAAGATCATCAGTTTACAAAAAACTACCTGATTAAAATTGTGAAAACAGATGGTGGATTTGTTCCAACAGCATATGGTTTTGAAGATACGGCGATTGATAAGGATGATAAATACACCATATTTTACAATAAAATTGATGGCCAGGATTTCTATAATTGGGCTTCCGGAAATCCAAGTTTCTCCTTGACATTGAGCTTAGGAGGAGGTACCAAGGACCCCGAATCATATCCCACTAAAACGAGTTCGGATGCACATTCAGGAACGAAAGCGGCTTTATTGGAAACGAAGTTGACCGGTGCTTTTGGGGCGATGTTCAAGAAACCTATTGCTGCCGGAAATCTTTTTATAGGAGCGTTTGATACAGGACCTGTATTGACAGACCCGTTATCGGCAACGCAGTTTGGCCTTCCTTTCAATCAGATACCGCTGGCCTTGGAAGGTTACTATAAGTATAGTCCTGGCGCAACGGTGACGGATGAAAACATGAAACCTGTTAATACCAAGGATTCCTGTGATATCTATGCTGTTTTCTATAATCGCAAGCAGCTTATGGACTCGCAATCTGATCCCAACAAGAAAGTTTCCTATTTGACGGGACATAATATTTTAAAAGATCCAAGTATTGTGGCTATTGCCAGGTTGGAAAATGGGGGCGCAACCAAGGCTGGTGATTTTGTCAAGTTTACATTGCCATTTAAGTACACGGCGAAAGTAAACGAAGCTGATGTTGCCAATTTGGATTATAGCATTGCGATTGTAATGTCTTCGAGTAAATATGGTGATAATTTTATAGGTGCTGTCGGTAGTAAGTTGACGGTGGACGATCTCAAAATTGTAACGAAGAAGTAA
- a CDS encoding MmcQ/YjbR family DNA-binding protein, whose amino-acid sequence MNIEDLRDYCLSIGPVMEETPFGPDTLVFKVGGKIFLLVGLDQVDGLRFNVKCNPERAIELRERYEHTVLPGYHMNKKHWNTVVANQEIDDRKLEELILHSYQLIVESLPSKIRSEVKGL is encoded by the coding sequence ATGAATATTGAGGATCTAAGAGATTATTGTTTATCGATTGGGCCGGTGATGGAGGAGACTCCCTTTGGGCCAGATACATTGGTATTTAAGGTAGGCGGTAAGATTTTTTTGTTGGTAGGCCTGGATCAGGTTGATGGATTACGATTTAATGTTAAGTGTAACCCCGAAAGGGCCATTGAATTGCGGGAACGCTATGAGCATACCGTACTGCCGGGCTATCACATGAATAAAAAGCACTGGAATACCGTGGTTGCCAACCAAGAGATTGATGATAGAAAGCTAGAGGAATTGATTTTACACAGCTATCAGCTTATTGTTGAAAGTCTGCCCAGTAAAATCAGATCGGAAGTCAAAGGGCTATAA
- a CDS encoding thioredoxin family protein, producing MTFENYLQQFEDILNHPENHPTYQDDEYYQYTKMNWTRMGRWLKRFEPTSTFEQFVESITEKQQWIIITEPWCGDAAHSVPMLAKMASKNPNITVDIQLRDSAPFLIDSYLTNGGKSIPILVIRNEQGQDLAVWGPRPQACQELFLHMKAQGADFSEIKEEIQKWYNADKGTEIQKEIQALLEK from the coding sequence ATGACGTTTGAAAATTACTTACAACAATTCGAAGATATCTTAAATCATCCTGAGAATCACCCGACCTATCAAGATGATGAATATTATCAGTACACAAAAATGAACTGGACAAGAATGGGCCGTTGGTTAAAACGCTTCGAACCAACGTCGACTTTTGAACAATTTGTTGAGTCAATTACTGAAAAGCAACAATGGATCATTATTACTGAACCTTGGTGCGGGGATGCGGCGCATTCGGTACCTATGTTGGCGAAGATGGCCTCAAAAAATCCCAATATCACAGTGGATATCCAACTGCGTGATAGTGCTCCGTTTCTGATCGATTCTTATCTAACAAACGGAGGCAAATCTATTCCAATTCTGGTGATACGTAACGAACAGGGGCAGGATTTGGCTGTCTGGGGCCCAAGACCTCAAGCCTGCCAGGAGCTGTTTTTGCATATGAAAGCGCAAGGGGCAGATTTCTCCGAAATCAAAGAGGAGATTCAAAAGTGGTACAATGCCGATAAAGGAACCGAAATCCAAAAGGAAATCCAGGCACTGCTCGAAAAATAA